CGGCATGATGCGGCTAAACCGCGACGGCAGCGGTCAGTTCGAAAGCGTCACGCTGAACCCGCACGTGACGGTTGCCGATCCTGCGCACGTGGATCTGGTGGAGGGGATGCACCATGAGGCCAACAGGGTCTGCTTCATCGCCCGGAGCGTGAACTTCCCGGTGATGCACACACCCACCACCACGGCCGCCGCCTGACAGGCCCTCAGCTGAGCAGCCTGTCAGCTGTCCTCAAGCTCGCGGATCAGCCGGATCTCGGCTTCCGGCGAGAGCCCGGCCTTCCGGTCCCGCCACAGTCCCGTGCGACGTTCGTCGTCGAGCGTGTCCCTGAGAGTTTCCTGCCAGGGCCTAAGGACGAGGCCGGCGGCTTTGGCTGCGCTGTTCGAGCGTGCCGAGAATCCTTCATGGCCCGGCGGAAGCCACAGCGGCAGGGAATCGGGGCCTGCCCAGTAGCCGGCGCCGTGGTCAACGAGCCATTCCTCGGACGCAGGCACAGCATGGGTCAGGTTCCCGGCGAGGCGGCGCGACTCGTCGATGTACTCGCCGAACGGCACAACATCACCCAGGGCATTTAGCGGGCCCCTGGTCTTTTGTTCTGCCGCCTTGAGGATCCAGGCCGCCAGATCCCGGACGTCGATGATCTGCGTTGCGTGGTCGGGGATGTCCGGAATCAGCGCGGGATCCTCGTCCCGCGCGAACCGGGCCGGCCAGTAGCCATAGCGGTCCGTAGCATCATGGGGGCCGCCGATCAGCCCTGCACGGCAGAGATGGGCTTTGTCTCCGGCGAGGTCGGTGGTGGCCTGTTCGATCGCCGATTTCGCTTCCCCGTAGTTTTCCGGCGTGAACTCCGTCCCTTTCTCAAGGGGAGGCAAGAGCCCGGCACCCTCCGTGGCGCCCGGCGTTGAGTGATCGGCGTAGACCGAACAACTCGACACAAACGTCCAATGCCCCGCACGGGCTGCCAGAGCCCGGAGTGCGTCTCCG
This genomic interval from Micrococcaceae bacterium Sec5.7 contains the following:
- a CDS encoding NAD-dependent epimerase/dehydratase family protein translates to MRILILGGTAFLSAEIARQAIAAGHHVTCLARGTATEPPGGAAWLRADRSLGADAYTAATGEWDAVIDVARDPEQAGDALRALAARAGHWTFVSSCSVYADHSTPGATEGAGLLPPLEKGTEFTPENYGEAKSAIEQATTDLAGDKAHLCRAGLIGGPHDATDRYGYWPARFARDEDPALIPDIPDHATQIIDVRDLAAWILKAAEQKTRGPLNALGDVVPFGEYIDESRRLAGNLTHAVPASEEWLVDHGAGYWAGPDSLPLWLPPGHEGFSARSNSAAKAAGLVLRPWQETLRDTLDDERRTGLWRDRKAGLSPEAEIRLIRELEDS